From Sporohalobacter salinus, one genomic window encodes:
- the nusA gene encoding transcription termination factor NusA, which yields MNIELIQALEDIEKDKNIPKDMLLDALKAALESAYKKNFGSKQNVEIEIDEENGEVNVYSNREIVEEVSDSNLEMSLSEAREIDPNYEVGDVVSVEVTPANFGRIAAQTAKQVVIQRIREAERDIIYEEFADMEGEIVTGIIQRHHKKNVIVDLGRTEAILIPPEQISNENYEPSERIKIYIVEVKQTTKGPNILVSRTHPGLLKRLFELEVPEIHDGVVRIEAVAREAGFRSKIAVNSTEAEVDPIGSCVGPNGMRVQAVVDELNGEKIDIVNWSENPAKFIANALSPSEVTGVKIDEEEQVAVVVVPDYQLSLAIGKEGQNARLAAKLTGWKIDIKSESEVDEELLDNMDKVEAGEGSNFDFTEVDLSSDLN from the coding sequence ATGAATATAGAATTAATTCAGGCTTTAGAAGATATTGAGAAGGATAAGAATATTCCTAAAGACATGTTACTTGATGCTTTGAAGGCAGCCTTAGAATCGGCCTATAAGAAGAATTTTGGTTCAAAACAGAATGTAGAGATTGAAATTGATGAGGAAAACGGAGAAGTAAATGTTTACTCTAATAGAGAGATAGTAGAAGAAGTTAGCGATTCTAATTTGGAGATGTCTCTATCGGAAGCTAGAGAAATTGATCCTAATTATGAAGTAGGAGACGTTGTTTCAGTTGAAGTGACTCCGGCTAATTTTGGTAGAATTGCTGCTCAGACAGCTAAACAGGTAGTGATTCAGCGAATTAGAGAGGCAGAACGCGATATTATTTATGAAGAATTTGCTGATATGGAGGGAGAAATAGTTACTGGAATTATTCAGCGGCATCATAAGAAGAATGTAATTGTAGATTTAGGCCGCACTGAAGCTATCCTAATTCCCCCAGAACAGATATCCAATGAAAACTATGAACCAAGTGAAAGAATTAAGATTTATATTGTTGAGGTTAAGCAAACAACGAAGGGACCAAATATTTTAGTATCGCGAACTCATCCTGGGTTATTAAAACGACTTTTTGAATTGGAAGTACCAGAGATCCATGATGGAGTAGTTAGAATTGAAGCAGTAGCTAGAGAAGCAGGGTTTAGATCTAAAATAGCTGTAAATTCTACTGAAGCTGAGGTAGACCCTATTGGTTCTTGTGTTGGACCTAACGGTATGCGAGTACAGGCAGTAGTCGATGAATTAAACGGGGAAAAGATAGATATTGTTAATTGGAGCGAAAATCCAGCTAAGTTTATTGCTAATGCTTTAAGTCCATCTGAAGTTACTGGAGTTAAAATTGATGAAGAAGAACAGGTAGCTGTAGTAGTAGTTCCTGATTACCAATTGTCATTAGCTATCGGGAAAGAAGGACAGAATGCTCGTTTAGCAGCTAAATTGACCGGTTGGAAGATAGATATTAAGAGTGAATCTGAAGTAGATGAAGAATTATTGGACAACATGGATAAAGTTGAAGCTGGAGAAGGTTCTAATTTTGATTTTACTGAAGTAGATTTGAGTTCCGACCTTAATTAA
- the rimP gene encoding ribosome maturation factor RimP has translation MGQKIEDYIFDLAQPIVENHGLELVDTEYQKEGQNWILRIFVDKAEGITLDDCQEISQEVSAQLDIEDPIEKSYILEVSSPGLDRPLKEKDDFKKFTGHLIDVSTYAPVNGEKSFTGELLEIIDNKIKLKLDNDDVIEIDRDKIAKANLALEF, from the coding sequence ATGGGACAGAAAATAGAAGATTATATATTTGACTTGGCCCAACCAATTGTTGAAAATCATGGTTTAGAATTAGTTGATACAGAGTATCAGAAAGAAGGACAAAATTGGATCTTGAGGATTTTTGTTGATAAAGCAGAAGGAATTACTTTGGATGACTGCCAGGAGATCAGTCAGGAGGTTAGTGCTCAGTTAGATATTGAAGATCCTATCGAGAAATCATATATATTAGAGGTTTCATCACCTGGTTTAGATCGACCGTTGAAAGAAAAAGATGATTTCAAAAAATTTACTGGTCATTTAATTGATGTTTCTACATATGCTCCAGTTAATGGGGAAAAATCATTTACTGGAGAATTATTGGAAATAATTGATAATAAAATTAAATTGAAGCTTGATAATGATGATGTGATTGAGATTGATAGAGATAAGATTGCCAAGGCAAATTTAGCTCTGGAATTTTAA
- a CDS encoding PolC-type DNA polymerase III: MLRVYIEAAKENSIQEELITELLTTSDIDLTSQIKFKKIVLEPETKRLEIYGQAAKFLKKEGLTEAITEILQTKIDLIQQVDCYFNYFRADLSLEERLQSEWSEIIIEVADKFPMTKGWLSEAKWELVNEENLTILVKNKLGIEKLQTKKCDDLISDLVADRLNKEITVNFELGDFSEEVEALSKKQQQENEEYINDLMASVDSQMEKQSGSSQGSKSNNSSRIIKGKKIKSDPKKIEELQSEERSVTIQGKVISLEIRELKSGRDLVIFAITDTTDSITAKVFEDNNGEVGSNISEGDWIRVRGRAQIDKYTQELTVMPRDVSRFQPEIKEDNAEEKRVELHLHTQMSAMDSVVKLEDVIKRAADWGHQALAITDHGVVQAFPEAYNIANDLDLKLIYGLEAYLIDDGEPIVINGIDVKLTEAEYVVFDLETTGFNPHNNEIIEIGAAKVKGGKIVDRFGTLVDPETDIPERIVELTGIDNSMVAGKPKKEEALDEFLDFVGEATIVAHNLSFDRDFINNKLQSIGKSALDNSALDTLNLARALLDLKSFKLNRLAKEFDKSLDNHHRAVDDAEVTAEILLELLDILKENEVDNLTEVNELSSEIDYKRLRPYHAVILVKNQQGMKNLYKLVSKAHIETFHRVPRILKSDLLKRREGLIIGSACEAGQLYQAIINGKDESTIRDIAEFYDYLEIQPLGNNQFLIENEQVDSKEELKEINQQIYQLGEKLNKPVIATCDVHFLDPEDKIYREILMEGQGFDDAEDQAPLYYRTTEEMLAEFDYFEPEIAREVVIENPKKIVELVEDIKPVPDGLFTPEIEGAVEEVKQMTYNKARSIYGDELPEIVANRLEKELDAIIGNGFAVIYLISHKLVKKSLDDGYLVGSRGSVGSSLVATMCDITEVNPLAPHYVCPKCQYSKFFTDGSVGIGFDLPDKACPECEADLIKAGSDIPFEVFMGFKGDKVPDIDLNFSGEYQPKVHRYTEELFGEDHVYRAGTISTIADRTAYGFVKGYMDDRDITLRRAEVNRLVDGCTGARKTTGQHPGGQMVVPQDKEIFDFTPIQRPANDQDSDVLTTHFDYHSISGRILKLDILGHDDPTTIRMLQDLTGVDPKSIPLDDSKTMAIFSGVEPLGVSEEEIGTTVGSLGIPEFGTSFVRQMLEDTRPTTFAELVRISGLSHGTDVWLNNAQDLIDKGTAELSEVISVRDDIMNNLLQKGVEASKAFWIMEHVRKGKGLTEEEEKAMRKQDVPDWYIKSCKKIKYMFPKAHAVAYVMMAFRIAFFKVHYPEAFYNTYFTIKSADFDAQIVSQGKDFIKKKIQEIKAKGNDATQKDKNTLTVLEIVIEALVRGIEFVNVDLYDSEADEFKITDNGLRPPLITLQGLGKSAADSIIQARSEGEFSSIEDLKNRSSISKTVIEVMKEHGCLDGLPETNQLSFFQ, encoded by the coding sequence ATGTTAAGAGTTTATATTGAAGCTGCTAAGGAAAATAGTATTCAAGAAGAATTAATTACAGAATTACTTACTACATCAGATATTGATTTAACTTCACAGATTAAATTTAAAAAGATTGTTTTGGAACCTGAAACTAAGAGATTAGAAATATATGGACAGGCAGCAAAATTTCTTAAAAAAGAGGGTTTAACAGAGGCTATTACTGAAATTTTACAAACTAAGATTGATCTAATTCAACAAGTGGACTGTTATTTTAATTATTTTCGAGCCGATCTTTCTTTAGAAGAACGTTTACAGAGTGAATGGTCTGAAATAATAATTGAAGTAGCAGATAAATTTCCTATGACTAAAGGTTGGTTATCAGAGGCTAAATGGGAGTTAGTGAATGAAGAGAACTTAACAATTCTGGTTAAAAATAAATTAGGGATAGAAAAGTTGCAGACTAAAAAGTGTGATGACTTAATTTCAGATTTGGTAGCTGATAGGTTAAATAAAGAGATTACAGTTAATTTTGAATTAGGAGACTTTAGTGAAGAAGTAGAGGCTTTATCAAAAAAACAACAGCAAGAAAATGAAGAATATATTAATGATTTAATGGCTTCAGTTGATTCTCAAATGGAAAAACAGAGTGGTTCTTCCCAGGGGAGTAAGTCTAATAATAGTTCTAGGATTATTAAGGGGAAAAAGATTAAATCAGATCCTAAGAAGATTGAAGAACTTCAGAGTGAGGAACGTAGTGTGACTATACAGGGGAAGGTAATAAGCTTAGAGATTAGAGAATTAAAAAGTGGTAGAGATTTAGTTATTTTTGCTATTACTGATACTACTGATTCGATTACAGCTAAAGTATTTGAAGATAATAATGGTGAAGTAGGGTCTAATATTTCAGAAGGTGATTGGATTAGAGTTAGAGGGAGAGCTCAAATTGATAAATATACTCAGGAATTAACAGTGATGCCGCGAGATGTAAGCCGGTTTCAGCCTGAAATAAAGGAGGATAATGCTGAAGAAAAGAGGGTTGAACTTCATCTCCATACCCAAATGAGTGCAATGGATTCAGTAGTGAAATTAGAAGATGTAATTAAGCGGGCAGCAGATTGGGGTCATCAGGCTTTAGCTATTACTGATCATGGAGTAGTTCAGGCTTTTCCTGAAGCTTATAATATTGCAAATGATCTGGACTTAAAGTTGATTTATGGTTTAGAAGCATATTTAATTGATGATGGAGAACCGATTGTGATCAATGGGATTGATGTTAAACTGACAGAAGCAGAGTATGTTGTTTTTGATCTAGAGACAACTGGCTTTAATCCACATAATAATGAAATAATAGAAATTGGAGCTGCTAAAGTTAAGGGCGGCAAGATAGTGGATAGATTTGGAACATTAGTTGATCCTGAAACAGATATCCCGGAACGGATAGTAGAATTAACAGGGATCGATAATAGTATGGTAGCTGGAAAACCAAAAAAAGAAGAAGCATTAGATGAATTTTTAGACTTTGTAGGCGAAGCAACGATAGTAGCACATAATTTATCTTTTGATCGTGATTTTATCAATAATAAGCTTCAGTCTATAGGGAAGTCTGCTTTAGATAATTCTGCCTTGGATACTCTTAATTTAGCTCGAGCGTTGCTAGATTTAAAGAGTTTTAAGTTAAATAGATTGGCAAAAGAGTTTGATAAGTCTTTAGATAATCATCATCGGGCTGTTGATGATGCTGAGGTAACAGCAGAAATTTTATTGGAATTATTAGATATTTTAAAAGAAAATGAAGTTGATAATCTGACTGAAGTTAATGAATTAAGCAGTGAGATAGATTATAAGCGTCTTCGACCTTATCATGCAGTTATCTTAGTTAAGAATCAGCAGGGGATGAAGAATTTATATAAGTTAGTTTCAAAGGCACATATTGAAACTTTTCATCGAGTGCCGCGAATTTTAAAAAGTGATCTTTTAAAACGTCGAGAGGGATTAATTATTGGTAGTGCTTGTGAGGCAGGTCAGCTTTATCAGGCTATTATCAATGGTAAGGATGAGAGTACTATTCGAGATATTGCTGAATTCTATGATTACTTAGAGATTCAACCATTAGGTAATAATCAGTTTTTAATAGAGAATGAACAAGTTGATTCAAAAGAAGAACTAAAGGAGATTAACCAACAGATTTATCAATTAGGAGAGAAATTGAATAAACCAGTAATTGCTACTTGTGATGTACATTTTCTTGATCCAGAAGATAAAATTTATCGTGAAATTTTGATGGAAGGTCAAGGGTTTGATGATGCTGAAGATCAGGCTCCTCTTTATTATAGAACTACAGAGGAAATGTTAGCTGAATTTGATTATTTCGAACCAGAGATAGCTAGAGAAGTAGTAATTGAAAATCCAAAAAAGATTGTAGAACTAGTCGAAGATATTAAACCTGTACCGGATGGTCTATTTACTCCTGAAATTGAAGGAGCAGTAGAGGAAGTTAAGCAGATGACTTATAATAAAGCTCGATCAATTTATGGTGATGAGCTTCCTGAGATAGTAGCTAATCGGTTGGAGAAAGAACTAGATGCAATCATAGGTAATGGTTTTGCAGTTATTTATCTCATTTCTCATAAATTAGTTAAGAAGTCATTAGATGATGGTTACTTAGTTGGTTCGCGGGGATCAGTAGGTTCTTCTTTAGTGGCAACTATGTGTGATATTACGGAAGTAAATCCATTGGCACCGCATTATGTCTGTCCTAAATGTCAATATTCTAAGTTCTTTACTGATGGTTCAGTTGGTATTGGATTTGATCTACCTGATAAGGCATGCCCGGAGTGTGAAGCAGATCTAATCAAAGCTGGATCAGATATTCCTTTTGAAGTTTTCATGGGCTTTAAAGGCGATAAAGTTCCTGATATTGATCTTAACTTTTCTGGCGAATATCAACCTAAGGTTCATCGGTATACCGAAGAACTTTTTGGTGAAGATCATGTTTATAGAGCAGGTACTATTTCAACTATTGCTGATAGAACAGCCTATGGGTTTGTGAAGGGATATATGGATGATCGCGATATTACACTACGGAGAGCAGAAGTTAATCGATTAGTAGATGGTTGTACGGGGGCTCGTAAAACTACAGGACAGCATCCTGGAGGACAGATGGTGGTACCTCAGGATAAGGAGATCTTTGATTTTACTCCAATTCAGAGGCCAGCTAATGACCAAGATTCGGATGTTTTAACGACACATTTTGATTATCATTCGATCAGCGGTAGGATTTTAAAGTTAGATATTTTAGGTCATGATGACCCAACTACGATTAGAATGTTGCAGGATTTAACGGGAGTTGATCCTAAATCAATTCCATTAGATGATTCTAAAACTATGGCTATTTTTTCTGGAGTAGAACCGTTAGGAGTAAGTGAAGAAGAAATTGGTACTACTGTAGGGAGTTTAGGTATTCCAGAGTTTGGAACTAGTTTTGTTAGACAGATGTTGGAAGATACGCGACCAACTACTTTTGCTGAATTGGTACGAATTAGTGGTCTTTCCCATGGAACCGATGTTTGGTTAAATAATGCTCAGGATCTAATTGATAAAGGAACAGCTGAATTATCAGAGGTTATTTCTGTTCGAGATGATATCATGAATAATTTATTACAGAAAGGAGTAGAAGCTAGTAAAGCCTTCTGGATTATGGAACATGTTAGAAAAGGAAAAGGGTTGACTGAAGAAGAAGAAAAAGCAATGCGCAAACAGGATGTACCTGACTGGTATATTAAGTCCTGTAAAAAGATTAAGTATATGTTTCCAAAAGCCCATGCTGTAGCCTATGTAATGATGGCTTTTAGAATTGCTTTCTTTAAGGTTCACTATCCTGAAGCTTTTTATAATACTTATTTTACAATTAAGTCTGCTGATTTTGATGCTCAGATAGTTTCTCAGGGCAAAGACTTTATTAAAAAGAAAATTCAAGAAATTAAAGCTAAGGGTAATGATGCTACTCAGAAGGATAAGAATACTTTAACTGTTTTAGAAATAGTAATTGAAGCTTTAGTTCGGGGAATTGAATTTGTGAATGTTGATCTTTATGATTCAGAAGCTGATGAATTTAAGATTACTGATAATGGTTTAAGACCGCCATTGATTACTTTACAAGGGTTAGGTAAAAGTGCAGCTGATAGTATAATTCAAGCTAGAAGTGAAGGTGAATTTAGTTCAATTGAAGATCTAAAAAATCGGTCTAGTATTAGTAAAACTGTAATTGAAGTGATGAAAGAACATGGCTGTCTTGATGGATTACCGGAAACAAATCAGCTATCCTTCTTTCAGTAA
- a CDS encoding MgtC/SapB family protein — MILDQVEILSRLILAILLGGLVGWERESHSRPAGFRTNVLVCLGSALIMIVSIKFYTLFQASRTNDPGRIAAQVVSGIGFLGAGTIIREGFSVKGLTTAAGLWAVAGVGLAVGAGFYFSSISATVLIIITLTILSIIERNIVQNGGEEALRIKAYDQPGQIGKIGSALGDYDVQIIDVSIDHIDNEPNIYINLRVRLPADFEYSQVISHLTQTDGVIQVELKDNSS, encoded by the coding sequence TTGATTCTAGACCAGGTTGAAATCTTATCAAGATTAATATTGGCGATATTATTAGGAGGATTAGTAGGTTGGGAGAGAGAAAGTCATTCTCGTCCGGCAGGTTTTCGGACTAATGTTTTAGTTTGTTTAGGTTCTGCATTAATAATGATTGTATCAATTAAATTTTATACGCTTTTTCAGGCTTCACGTACTAATGATCCAGGGCGGATTGCAGCTCAGGTAGTTAGCGGGATCGGTTTTTTAGGGGCTGGAACTATTATTAGAGAAGGGTTTTCTGTCAAAGGATTAACAACAGCAGCTGGATTGTGGGCTGTTGCTGGAGTTGGTTTAGCGGTTGGAGCTGGATTTTATTTTAGTTCGATTAGTGCTACTGTCTTAATCATTATAACGCTGACTATTTTAAGTATTATTGAAAGGAATATTGTTCAGAATGGCGGAGAAGAAGCTTTGCGTATTAAGGCTTATGATCAACCAGGTCAAATTGGAAAGATTGGTTCGGCATTAGGAGATTATGATGTTCAGATTATTGATGTAAGTATTGACCATATTGATAATGAACCGAATATATATATTAATTTACGAGTTAGACTACCAGCAGATTTTGAGTATAGTCAAGTAATTTCACATTTAACTCAAACTGATGGTGTAATTCAAGTTGAACTTAAAGATAACTCAAGCTAG
- a CDS encoding glycosyltransferase family 2 protein, with the protein MKIAAVIPAYNEEERIAEVVNITIQHDLITETIVVSDGSIDNTALIADECGAKVVELNENIGKGGAMQLGVEETEAEIILFLDADLIGLNSEHIDRLLNPLINNNFKMTVGLFGKGRFTTDLAQKIAPFLSGQRGVRREILQEISNLDLTRFGVEVALTRHAKESGIKIKRVILNGLTHVMKEEKLGLWQGIIARFRMYWEMIKGIQWS; encoded by the coding sequence ATGAAGATAGCTGCAGTAATTCCAGCCTATAATGAAGAAGAAAGGATTGCAGAAGTAGTTAATATAACTATTCAGCATGATTTAATTACAGAGACAATTGTAGTGAGTGATGGTTCGATTGATAATACAGCTTTGATTGCTGATGAATGTGGTGCGAAAGTTGTAGAATTAAATGAGAATATTGGTAAGGGTGGAGCGATGCAGTTAGGAGTAGAAGAAACTGAAGCGGAGATTATTCTATTTTTAGATGCTGACTTGATTGGTTTGAATTCAGAACATATAGATAGATTATTAAATCCACTTATTAATAATAATTTTAAGATGACTGTTGGACTCTTTGGTAAGGGGAGATTTACTACTGATTTAGCTCAAAAGATTGCTCCCTTTTTGTCAGGGCAGCGAGGTGTTAGACGAGAGATATTACAAGAGATATCTAATTTAGATTTAACTAGATTTGGAGTAGAGGTTGCTTTAACTAGACATGCTAAAGAATCTGGAATTAAAATTAAAAGGGTTATATTAAATGGCTTAACCCATGTGATGAAAGAAGAAAAACTAGGATTATGGCAAGGAATTATAGCACGTTTTAGGATGTATTGGGAAATGATTAAAGGAATTCAATGGAGTTAA
- the ispG gene encoding flavodoxin-dependent (E)-4-hydroxy-3-methylbut-2-enyl-diphosphate synthase has translation MPREETRQVEIGNIKIGGDAPISVQSMTNTDTRDVEATVEQIKKLEEVGCELIRVAIPDQEAAEKVAEIKSAMNNPLIADIHFDYRLALRVLELGVDGLRINPGNIGNEEKVKKVALAAKEKEVPIRVGVNAGSLEEELLTKYGSPTPEAMVESALKNVRLLEKYGFSDIIISLKASNVDMTKRAYELIAEKVNYPLHLGITEAGTEWSGTIKSAVGLGIILNKGLGDTIRVSLTGDPVQEVKVGYEILKALNLRQKGPEIISCPTCGRCEINLIEVANEVERKIQNLDINLKVAIMGCVVNGPGEAREADIGIAGGKDVGLLFKEGKVIRKVPGDKLITTLLQEIDKMK, from the coding sequence ATGCCAAGAGAAGAGACTAGACAAGTAGAAATAGGAAATATTAAAATTGGTGGGGATGCACCTATTTCTGTTCAATCAATGACTAATACTGATACTAGAGATGTAGAGGCTACAGTAGAGCAAATTAAAAAGTTAGAGGAAGTTGGTTGTGAGTTGATTAGAGTGGCGATTCCTGACCAGGAAGCTGCTGAAAAAGTAGCTGAAATTAAATCTGCTATGAATAATCCATTAATTGCTGATATTCATTTTGATTATCGGTTAGCTTTGCGTGTTTTGGAATTAGGAGTTGATGGACTGCGGATTAATCCAGGTAATATTGGGAATGAAGAAAAGGTTAAGAAGGTAGCTTTAGCTGCTAAAGAAAAAGAAGTTCCAATTAGAGTAGGAGTTAATGCTGGATCTCTAGAAGAAGAACTATTAACGAAGTATGGGTCTCCGACTCCAGAAGCAATGGTTGAAAGTGCTTTAAAGAATGTTAGATTATTAGAGAAGTATGGTTTTAGCGATATTATTATTTCACTTAAAGCTTCCAATGTAGATATGACCAAAAGAGCCTATGAATTGATAGCTGAGAAAGTCAATTATCCTCTTCACTTAGGAATTACTGAAGCAGGAACTGAATGGTCAGGAACGATTAAATCTGCTGTAGGCTTAGGGATTATCTTAAATAAGGGATTAGGGGATACAATTAGAGTTTCATTGACAGGAGATCCAGTTCAAGAGGTTAAAGTAGGATATGAAATTTTGAAAGCACTTAATTTACGACAGAAGGGTCCAGAAATTATTTCTTGTCCTACTTGTGGTAGATGTGAGATCAATTTAATAGAGGTAGCTAATGAAGTAGAGAGGAAGATACAGAACTTAGATATCAATTTAAAGGTAGCTATTATGGGTTGTGTAGTTAATGGTCCTGGAGAAGCTAGAGAAGCAGATATCGGAATTGCTGGAGGTAAAGATGTAGGTTTATTATTTAAAGAAGGAAAAGTAATAAGAAAAGTACCAGGAGATAAATTGATAACTACTTTATTGCAAGAGATAGATAAGATGAAATAG
- a CDS encoding HD domain-containing protein — MLTEHVTLETLITDSVAKKHLPQGGLRHAVITAENAFELASERQLCPDIATKAGLLHDIGHTNWENQGEWDYESYNYYDIHTIKGAERAHELLIFKGEDLSKARTIALAILFHSDSSPISEGVELTSLQQLVFDADDLDDLKDKERHNLEIDFAEALERVRRLDMLVQQSLESCNRQCKNCNGKVGEVDAKRRD; from the coding sequence ATGTTAACAGAACATGTTACATTAGAGACATTAATTACTGATAGTGTAGCAAAAAAGCATCTGCCCCAAGGGGGATTACGCCATGCTGTGATAACAGCAGAGAATGCTTTTGAATTGGCAAGTGAACGGCAGTTGTGTCCAGATATAGCTACTAAAGCTGGATTGCTACATGATATAGGACATACTAATTGGGAGAATCAAGGAGAATGGGATTACGAATCTTATAATTATTATGATATTCATACTATTAAGGGAGCAGAAAGAGCTCATGAATTATTAATTTTTAAGGGAGAGGATTTAAGTAAAGCCAGAACTATTGCGTTAGCTATTCTCTTTCATAGTGATTCAAGTCCTATCAGTGAGGGGGTTGAATTAACTTCTTTACAGCAGTTAGTCTTTGATGCTGATGATTTGGATGATCTAAAGGATAAAGAACGTCATAATTTAGAGATAGATTTTGCTGAAGCTTTAGAACGGGTACGTCGTCTTGATATGTTAGTTCAGCAGAGTTTAGAAAGCTGTAATAGGCAATGTAAGAATTGTAATGGCAAAGTAGGTGAAGTGGATGCCAAGAGAAGAGACTAG
- the rseP gene encoding RIP metalloprotease RseP: MLTTIISFVVVISFLIFVHEFGHFIVAKKTGVLVEEFAVGMGPKLIGKQKGETLYSIRLFPLGGYCKMMGEFPVDENEDEIEDIQRYRQAYQNERCLFQKSVFKRIAVIFTGPLMNFLLAVVLFSLIFSVFGVPVSGSSSTVIGTVLPDKPAKEAGLQVQDRIVAVNNKQVNNWEELAALINKNPNEEIIVTVKRNGELKSFKVVPELNSERDVGLIGIMPQLIREKAGIFKSIKLGVQQTLAVTIGIISGIWRMITGQMASEVAGPVKIAQLVGDAAQVSILKVLNLMAILSVNLGILNLLPFPALDGGRLAFLGIEVIRGKAIDPEKEGFVHFIGLVLLLILMAVIVYKDIVDIF, encoded by the coding sequence TTGTTAACTACAATAATATCTTTTGTAGTTGTGATTAGTTTTTTAATTTTTGTTCATGAATTTGGTCATTTTATTGTTGCTAAGAAGACGGGAGTATTAGTAGAAGAATTTGCTGTTGGGATGGGACCTAAATTAATTGGAAAACAGAAAGGGGAGACTCTTTATTCGATACGTTTATTCCCTTTAGGTGGTTATTGTAAGATGATGGGGGAATTTCCTGTTGATGAAAATGAAGATGAAATTGAGGATATACAGCGGTACCGTCAGGCTTATCAGAATGAAAGATGTCTTTTTCAAAAATCTGTTTTCAAACGAATAGCGGTTATTTTTACAGGTCCATTAATGAATTTTTTATTAGCAGTAGTGCTTTTTAGTTTGATTTTTTCTGTTTTTGGGGTACCAGTTTCAGGTTCATCTTCTACAGTAATTGGGACTGTTTTACCGGATAAACCTGCTAAAGAAGCTGGTCTTCAAGTACAAGATAGGATTGTTGCTGTAAATAATAAACAGGTAAATAATTGGGAAGAGTTGGCAGCTTTAATTAATAAGAATCCAAATGAAGAGATTATAGTTACAGTTAAAAGAAATGGTGAGCTTAAATCTTTTAAAGTAGTTCCTGAATTAAATTCTGAAAGAGATGTAGGTTTAATTGGAATTATGCCTCAATTGATTCGAGAAAAAGCTGGTATTTTTAAATCGATTAAATTAGGAGTTCAGCAGACATTAGCAGTAACCATTGGAATTATTAGTGGAATTTGGAGAATGATTACTGGTCAGATGGCATCTGAGGTAGCTGGACCAGTGAAGATAGCCCAGTTAGTAGGAGATGCTGCTCAGGTTAGTATTCTAAAAGTATTAAATTTGATGGCGATTTTGAGTGTTAATTTAGGAATTTTAAATTTGCTTCCTTTTCCAGCTTTAGATGGAGGTAGATTAGCCTTTTTAGGAATTGAAGTTATTAGAGGGAAAGCTATTGATCCAGAAAAAGAAGGGTTCGTTCACTTTATAGGCCTAGTATTATTATTAATTTTAATGGCAGTTATTGTCTATAAAGATATAGTTGATATCTTCTAA